In Paeniglutamicibacter kerguelensis, one genomic interval encodes:
- a CDS encoding iron-siderophore ABC transporter substrate-binding protein: MKSLHRPLLALIAAGALALTGCGTTEEPASGSSSAAPSASGAPVSVIDARGKTVTLDAPATRLVGTEWNVLENMASLGTMPVGAADVKGYNAWVQAAKLDDSVKDIGTRGEPSIDTVAALDADVIVATTDLPEAAVAQLEKLAPVVVLKSADASNQIGQAIANLNTVAALTGTQAKATEITSGYESALAAGRTALETAGLKGTRVAFADGWVADGAVSIRPFAKGSLITDINTELGLVTPWELEGDEAYGLASTDVEGMTKVDAEHFVYITNSADGDFTDELKSNAIWNSLAFVKAGNVHRLEDGIWMFGGPASMTQYVNAIVASLTK; encoded by the coding sequence ATGAAATCACTCCACCGCCCCCTGCTTGCCCTGATCGCCGCCGGTGCCCTCGCGCTGACCGGCTGCGGCACCACCGAGGAACCCGCCTCCGGGTCCTCCTCCGCCGCGCCTTCCGCCTCCGGCGCCCCGGTCTCCGTGATCGATGCGCGCGGCAAGACCGTGACCCTCGACGCCCCGGCCACCCGCCTGGTCGGCACCGAGTGGAACGTGCTGGAAAACATGGCCTCGCTGGGCACCATGCCGGTGGGCGCGGCCGACGTCAAGGGCTACAACGCCTGGGTGCAGGCAGCCAAGCTCGACGATTCCGTCAAGGACATCGGCACCCGCGGGGAGCCGAGCATCGACACCGTCGCCGCGCTCGACGCCGACGTCATCGTGGCCACCACCGACCTGCCCGAGGCCGCGGTGGCCCAGCTGGAGAAGCTGGCCCCCGTGGTGGTGCTCAAATCCGCCGACGCCTCCAACCAGATCGGCCAGGCCATCGCGAACCTGAACACCGTCGCCGCGCTGACCGGCACGCAGGCCAAGGCCACCGAGATCACCTCCGGCTACGAATCCGCGCTGGCCGCCGGCCGCACCGCCCTGGAAACCGCAGGCCTCAAGGGCACGCGCGTGGCCTTCGCCGACGGCTGGGTCGCCGACGGCGCGGTCTCCATCCGCCCGTTCGCCAAGGGATCGCTGATCACCGACATCAACACCGAACTCGGGCTCGTCACCCCGTGGGAACTTGAAGGCGATGAGGCCTACGGGCTGGCCTCCACCGACGTCGAGGGCATGACCAAGGTCGACGCCGAGCACTTCGTCTACATCACCAACAGCGCCGACGGCGACTTCACCGACGAACTGAAGTCCAACGCCATCTGGAACTCGCTGGCCTTCGTCAAGGCCGGCAACGTCCACCGGCTGGAGGACGGCATCTGGATGTTCGGCGGCCCGGCCTCGATGACGCAGTACGTCAACGCCATCGTCGCCTCCCTCACCAAGTAA
- a CDS encoding iron ABC transporter permease, whose translation MSQILTRENTSAGDPAHAPSRRRVSAPVLAAALLGFLALLAAVHLTQGTATLGVGQLLDVLSGNGGEQEAAVVVASRVPRLLAGLLVGVALGVAGAGLQSASGNILASPDTLAVNDGAHLAITAVAVTGVSLPPLLSGSVSFVGGLAAAALVLLLSGAGANGSSGPVRLVLAGSALALGLASVTSALFLLFSQETTGLLAWGSGSIVQTRNAELVQLAPVIGLGVAALWALSRRLDLLGLGDDASRLAGADPRFARLAAVLLAVLLSAAAVTLAGPIGFVGLAAPALVRLLAGVVPGLARHRALLPMAGIMGAVVVIGADVLLRVVLGAAAGVEVPTGTVTTVLGAIFLVILALRLNDSSLAGGGDTLAKMRSTRVFAAVLFTLLLLLVGLLVAGALLGDAKLLLGDVSNWLSGRAGDTVSAVLGTRMPRVLAALLAGAALALAGALVQAVSRNALAEPGLLGVSGGGGLAAILVLTMVPMAGPWTVTGAALIGSTLVAVLVFGLAMRGGLQQGRLVLIGLGVSAGLSALIAVLLVTTDPYSQTKALTWLSGSTYGRSFGAVLPVALALLLVLPVLIWMRRDVDVLALDDDSPRVLGIALVPGRLWLLGAAVLLTAGAVSTVGVIAFVGLVAPHAARSLVGARHTRVLPVAMLIGACTVSIADTIGRTLIAPAQIPAGIMTALVGAPYFIYLLWRSRTKAN comes from the coding sequence GTGAGCCAGATCCTTACCCGGGAAAACACCAGCGCCGGCGACCCCGCGCACGCGCCGAGTCGCCGGAGGGTCTCGGCCCCCGTGCTGGCGGCCGCGCTGCTCGGATTCCTGGCGCTGCTCGCGGCCGTGCACCTGACCCAGGGCACCGCAACGCTGGGGGTGGGGCAGCTGCTCGACGTGCTCTCCGGCAACGGCGGCGAGCAGGAGGCCGCCGTGGTGGTGGCCTCCCGCGTGCCGCGCCTGCTGGCCGGCCTGCTGGTCGGCGTGGCGCTGGGCGTCGCCGGGGCCGGCCTGCAGTCGGCCAGCGGAAACATCCTGGCCTCGCCGGACACCCTGGCGGTGAACGACGGGGCGCACCTGGCGATCACCGCCGTGGCCGTGACCGGGGTTTCGCTGCCGCCGCTGCTCTCGGGGTCGGTGTCGTTCGTCGGCGGGCTGGCCGCCGCCGCCCTGGTGCTGCTGCTCTCCGGCGCCGGCGCCAACGGATCCTCCGGCCCGGTGCGGCTGGTGCTCGCCGGCTCCGCGCTGGCCCTCGGCTTGGCTTCGGTGACCAGCGCGCTCTTCCTGCTCTTCAGCCAAGAGACCACGGGCCTGCTGGCTTGGGGTAGCGGCAGCATCGTGCAGACCCGCAACGCCGAACTGGTGCAGCTGGCCCCCGTCATCGGCCTTGGCGTGGCGGCCCTGTGGGCCCTGTCCCGCAGGCTTGACCTGCTGGGACTGGGGGACGACGCCTCCCGGCTGGCCGGGGCGGACCCCCGCTTCGCCCGGCTGGCCGCGGTGTTGCTGGCCGTGCTGCTTTCGGCCGCCGCCGTGACGCTGGCCGGGCCCATCGGATTCGTGGGCCTCGCCGCCCCGGCCCTGGTCCGCTTGCTGGCCGGGGTCGTCCCCGGGCTGGCACGGCACCGGGCGCTGCTGCCGATGGCCGGCATCATGGGGGCCGTGGTGGTGATCGGCGCCGACGTGCTGCTGCGCGTGGTGCTCGGGGCCGCCGCCGGCGTGGAGGTCCCCACCGGGACCGTGACCACGGTGCTCGGCGCGATCTTCCTGGTCATCCTGGCGCTGCGGCTGAACGATTCGTCGTTGGCCGGCGGCGGGGACACGCTGGCGAAGATGCGCAGCACGCGCGTCTTCGCGGCGGTGCTTTTCACTTTGCTGCTCCTGCTTGTCGGGCTGCTGGTTGCCGGCGCCCTGCTGGGGGATGCCAAGCTGCTGCTCGGGGACGTGTCCAACTGGCTTTCCGGCCGCGCCGGGGACACCGTCTCGGCGGTGCTGGGCACCCGCATGCCGCGTGTGCTGGCCGCGCTGCTCGCCGGCGCCGCGCTGGCCCTGGCCGGCGCGCTGGTGCAGGCCGTTTCGCGCAACGCGCTGGCCGAACCCGGCCTGCTGGGCGTTTCCGGCGGCGGCGGGCTCGCCGCGATCCTGGTGCTGACCATGGTGCCCATGGCGGGTCCCTGGACCGTGACGGGTGCCGCGCTCATCGGCTCCACGCTGGTGGCGGTGCTGGTCTTCGGGCTTGCCATGCGCGGCGGGCTGCAGCAGGGCCGGCTGGTGTTGATCGGCCTCGGCGTCTCTGCCGGGCTCTCGGCGCTGATCGCGGTGCTGCTCGTCACCACCGACCCCTATTCGCAGACCAAGGCGCTGACCTGGCTCTCGGGTTCCACCTACGGGCGCTCCTTCGGCGCGGTACTGCCAGTGGCCCTGGCCTTGCTGCTGGTGTTGCCGGTGCTGATTTGGATGCGCCGTGACGTGGACGTGCTGGCCCTGGACGACGATTCCCCGCGCGTGCTCGGCATCGCGCTGGTTCCCGGGCGGCTCTGGCTGCTGGGCGCCGCGGTGCTGCTGACGGCCGGCGCCGTATCCACCGTCGGGGTCATCGCGTTCGTGGGCCTCGTCGCCCCGCATGCGGCCCGCTCGCTGGTCGGGGCACGGCACACCCGTGTTCTTCCCGTGGCGATGCTCATCGGCGCGTGCACCGTGTCGATCGCCGACACCATCGGGCGCACGCTGATAGCCCCGGCGCAGATCCCCGCTGGCATCATGACGGCGCTGGTCGGTGCCCCGTACTTCATTTACCTGCTTTGGCGCTCGCGCACCAAGGCAAACTAG
- a CDS encoding siderophore-interacting protein: protein MAKTNMTATRVAAQTEGLVRAQVLRSARFGHSFQRVTLAGGNLEGFVPLGYDQWFRLFLPSPAGSLERVPAKLDTLAYLKYLALPKGVRPMLRNYTVAAFRPGGPVGPELDIDFVIHASPDGAMGPAARWALDAAQGDKVAFIDEGLGFNAPAGLERVVILADESGLPAAAGVLASLPRTATGTALLEIPDERDAREINAPSGVDVRWLVRGDSAVPGRLGLEELKGEPIGTEEFYAWAVGESAMATGARRHWVAAGVPKRNVTFCGYWKASTGH from the coding sequence ATGGCCAAGACCAACATGACGGCAACGCGCGTGGCAGCGCAGACCGAGGGACTCGTGCGGGCGCAGGTGCTGCGCAGCGCCCGGTTCGGCCACAGCTTCCAGCGGGTCACCCTCGCGGGCGGCAACCTGGAGGGCTTCGTGCCGCTGGGCTACGACCAGTGGTTCCGGCTTTTCCTGCCGTCCCCGGCCGGAAGCCTGGAGCGGGTGCCGGCCAAGCTCGACACCCTCGCCTACCTCAAATACCTCGCCCTGCCCAAGGGCGTGCGCCCGATGCTGCGCAACTACACGGTCGCCGCATTCCGGCCGGGCGGGCCGGTGGGTCCGGAGCTGGACATCGACTTCGTGATCCACGCGTCCCCGGACGGTGCCATGGGGCCGGCCGCCCGGTGGGCGTTGGACGCGGCGCAGGGGGACAAGGTCGCCTTCATCGACGAGGGCCTGGGCTTCAATGCCCCGGCCGGCTTGGAGCGCGTGGTGATCCTCGCCGATGAGTCCGGGCTGCCCGCCGCCGCGGGGGTGCTGGCCTCGCTGCCGCGCACCGCCACCGGGACCGCGTTGTTGGAGATCCCGGACGAGCGGGATGCACGTGAGATCAATGCACCTTCCGGCGTCGATGTCCGTTGGCTGGTGCGCGGGGACTCCGCGGTTCCAGGCCGGTTGGGGCTCGAGGAGCTCAAGGGCGAGCCGATCGGCACCGAGGAGTTCTACGCCTGGGCCGTGGGGGAGTCGGCGATGGCCACCGGCGCCCGCCGGCACTGGGTCGCCGCCGGCGTGCCCAAGCGCAACGTCACCTTTTGCGGCTACTGGAAGGCAAGCACCGGGCACTGA
- a CDS encoding VOC family protein: MSTTQDQLSADLSMGTVMLKVGDMKNMSGYYQKALGLEVVSESAQGVGLGRQGLELVHLSDGKGLDLPARGEAGLFHTALLFDTQADLAATVLSSAQFDGSLFTGSSDHLVSEAFYFNDPEGNGIELYWDRPRNTWTWNGDTVAMDTIYLDPNDYLNKHLNEQAVSELRTTRAGIGHVHLQVGDVPMAEKFYVDTLGFAKTTSFHGQALFVSAGGYHHHMAMNVWNSRGAGPRKDTLGLGEVVITVPNQDEVGALADRLKVAGVASHHTGAELRFEDPWRNQLRVAVG; encoded by the coding sequence ATGAGCACCACCCAGGACCAACTCTCCGCAGACCTCTCCATGGGCACCGTGATGCTCAAGGTCGGCGACATGAAGAACATGAGCGGCTACTACCAGAAGGCACTTGGCCTCGAGGTCGTCTCCGAATCCGCCCAAGGGGTGGGACTGGGCCGCCAGGGCCTGGAGCTCGTCCACCTGTCCGACGGCAAGGGCCTGGACCTGCCAGCCCGAGGCGAAGCCGGCCTCTTCCACACCGCACTGCTCTTCGACACCCAGGCCGACTTGGCCGCCACCGTGCTCTCCTCGGCCCAGTTCGACGGCTCGCTGTTCACCGGAAGCTCCGACCACCTGGTCTCCGAGGCGTTTTACTTCAACGACCCGGAGGGCAACGGCATCGAGCTGTACTGGGACCGCCCGCGCAACACCTGGACGTGGAACGGAGACACGGTTGCCATGGACACCATCTACCTGGACCCGAACGACTACCTGAACAAGCACCTGAACGAGCAGGCCGTCAGCGAACTGCGCACGACCCGCGCCGGAATCGGCCACGTCCACCTGCAGGTGGGCGACGTGCCGATGGCCGAAAAGTTCTACGTTGACACCCTCGGCTTCGCCAAGACCACCAGCTTCCACGGCCAGGCGCTGTTCGTCTCCGCCGGAGGCTACCACCACCACATGGCCATGAACGTGTGGAACTCCCGCGGCGCCGGCCCGCGCAAGGACACCCTGGGGCTGGGAGAGGTTGTCATCACCGTCCCGAACCAGGACGAAGTGGGCGCGCTCGCCGACCGCCTCAAGGTCGCGGGCGTCGCCAGTCACCACACAGGAGCCGAACTGCGCTTCGAGGATCCGTGGCGCAACCAGCTGCGCGTTGCCGTCGGCTAG
- a CDS encoding DUF4389 domain-containing protein, with protein sequence MTVNPTTEGTTPGPGTVRSGVAGAVVALVMGVLLALVGLGAIIGGIASTAVLSRQGPDGYLSTPMRQLSAASYALTSPPALTDTDTLPFNLGSLRLAAESTAPGGQVFIGIGPKSDVDRYLGGVHTTEITGVETSPFRFQSRDVPGAAVPSPPSGQDFWAASASGPGIQQVTVDLPSGDWVVVIMNADAGAGITANVQAAVRSELFGALNTGLWIGGIIALVIGAGLIALGAILLGRRTRAPGTGTPGQPSADLAARKDYPARLSGHLDPQLSRWLWLVKWLLAVPHFIILFFLWFAVIITTIISGFAILFTGRYPRPLFEFAVGVLRWSWRVSFYAYSALATDKYPPFTLASTGYPADFDVEYPEKLSHGLVLVKWWLLAIPQLLIVSVFTGSAWSSWNGSHTGSSWDVNGNWSSDYWHGAGFSLLGILVLIAAFMLLFTGRYQRPLFDLVMGINRWIYRVLAYTLLLRDEYPPFRLDQGPDDPAKAAVPTGPASPPPNDAPQPPLE encoded by the coding sequence ATGACGGTCAATCCAACGACCGAAGGCACAACACCGGGCCCGGGCACTGTTCGCAGCGGAGTCGCGGGCGCCGTCGTAGCCCTGGTGATGGGCGTCCTGCTCGCGCTGGTTGGCCTCGGTGCGATCATCGGCGGCATTGCCTCGACCGCTGTCCTGTCCCGCCAAGGACCCGACGGCTATCTCAGCACCCCGATGCGTCAATTATCCGCCGCGTCCTACGCACTGACCTCTCCACCCGCCCTGACCGACACCGACACACTTCCCTTCAATTTGGGCAGCCTGCGACTGGCTGCCGAGTCCACGGCACCCGGCGGCCAGGTCTTCATCGGCATTGGCCCCAAAAGCGACGTCGACCGTTACCTCGGCGGCGTCCACACCACCGAGATCACCGGCGTGGAAACATCGCCGTTCCGCTTCCAGTCCCGGGACGTCCCCGGAGCGGCGGTCCCCTCCCCGCCGAGCGGGCAGGACTTCTGGGCCGCCTCCGCGTCCGGGCCTGGCATCCAGCAGGTCACCGTGGACCTGCCTAGCGGCGACTGGGTCGTGGTCATCATGAATGCCGACGCCGGTGCCGGGATCACGGCCAACGTGCAGGCCGCGGTCCGTTCCGAACTGTTCGGGGCGCTCAACACCGGCCTGTGGATCGGTGGAATCATAGCCCTGGTCATCGGCGCCGGGCTGATCGCACTCGGCGCCATCCTCCTTGGCAGGCGGACACGCGCACCCGGGACGGGGACGCCCGGCCAACCGTCCGCGGACTTGGCCGCACGGAAGGACTACCCCGCACGGCTTTCCGGGCACTTGGACCCGCAGCTGTCCCGTTGGCTGTGGCTGGTCAAGTGGCTTCTGGCCGTGCCCCATTTCATCATCTTGTTCTTCCTGTGGTTCGCCGTCATCATCACCACGATCATTTCCGGATTCGCCATCCTGTTCACCGGCCGCTACCCGCGCCCCCTCTTCGAGTTCGCCGTCGGCGTCCTGCGCTGGAGCTGGCGGGTGTCCTTCTACGCCTACTCGGCCCTGGCCACGGACAAGTACCCTCCGTTCACCCTCGCCTCCACCGGCTACCCCGCCGACTTCGACGTCGAATACCCCGAAAAGCTCTCCCACGGGCTTGTCCTGGTCAAATGGTGGCTGCTTGCAATCCCCCAGCTGCTCATCGTCTCCGTATTTACCGGCAGCGCCTGGTCATCATGGAACGGCAGCCACACCGGGTCATCGTGGGATGTCAACGGGAACTGGTCATCGGATTATTGGCACGGTGCAGGGTTCTCCCTGCTGGGCATCCTGGTGCTCATCGCCGCCTTCATGCTCCTGTTCACCGGCCGCTACCAGCGCCCGCTCTTCGACCTGGTCATGGGGATCAACCGGTGGATATACCGCGTCCTCGCATACACCCTTCTTCTGCGGGACGAATACCCGCCCTTCCGGCTCGACCAGGGACCCGACGACCCGGCCAAGGCGGCCGTTCCCACCGGACCGGCTTCTCCCCCGCCGAACGACGCCCCGCAGCCACCGTTGGAATAG
- a CDS encoding diacylglycerol/lipid kinase family protein codes for MSGFAGGTVLLLVNPTAGRGRGLRLLPRVAEALEGAGFTTVVSVTDSLEQATERVRSAAKGSLVAVLGGDGFLGAAAAGAAESGAVLLPLAGGRGNDSIRRLGLDLDPARAVRGINDLAVRELDLGLVNGRAYLGVANVGFDGLANEYGNGARMNLGPFTYLYGGLKALARWRNVRFTLTVDGCSSTFPGWFIAVGNVGQYGGGLRICPEAKVDDGLLDVVSLGRSTALGVAATFLRSYRGSHLGQANIDSARGHTVEISANKPLNIYADGEMAGPLPATIRIGSRAVKVLVPADSPAFG; via the coding sequence ATGAGCGGATTCGCCGGCGGCACGGTGCTGCTCCTGGTCAACCCGACGGCGGGACGCGGCCGCGGGCTGCGACTGCTGCCGCGGGTTGCCGAGGCGCTGGAGGGCGCCGGGTTCACCACGGTGGTTTCCGTCACCGACAGCCTCGAACAGGCCACCGAACGGGTCCGCTCCGCGGCCAAAGGGTCGCTGGTGGCGGTCCTTGGCGGGGACGGTTTCCTGGGGGCGGCGGCGGCCGGTGCCGCGGAATCCGGGGCGGTCCTGCTGCCGCTGGCGGGCGGCCGGGGCAATGACAGCATCAGGCGCCTCGGACTGGACCTCGACCCGGCCAGGGCCGTCCGGGGCATCAACGACCTTGCGGTGCGCGAGCTGGACCTGGGACTCGTCAACGGGCGCGCCTACCTCGGCGTGGCAAACGTCGGGTTCGACGGGCTGGCCAACGAGTACGGCAACGGTGCCCGGATGAACCTCGGCCCGTTCACCTACCTCTACGGAGGGCTCAAGGCCCTGGCCCGCTGGCGCAACGTGAGGTTCACGCTCACCGTGGACGGGTGCTCGTCCACCTTCCCGGGGTGGTTCATCGCCGTGGGCAACGTCGGCCAGTACGGCGGCGGGTTGCGGATCTGCCCTGAGGCGAAGGTGGATGACGGCCTGCTGGACGTGGTGTCGCTGGGACGCTCCACGGCGCTCGGCGTTGCGGCGACATTCCTGCGTTCCTACCGGGGCAGCCACCTTGGGCAGGCCAACATCGATTCGGCACGGGGGCACACCGTGGAAATCAGCGCCAACAAACCGCTAAACATCTACGCCGACGGCGAGATGGCCGGCCCGCTTCCGGCAACCATCCGGATCGGGTCCCGGGCGGTCAAGGTCTTGGTCCCGGCCGATTCCCCTGCTTTTGGCTGA
- a CDS encoding glycerol-3-phosphate dehydrogenase/oxidase, translated as MTATYTDKTWINDATRSRALGHVAANTVDVAVVGGGITGAGVALDAVSRGLSVALVESNDFGSGTSGYSSKLVHGGLRYLTKADFPVAWESAVERRWLMQTIAPHLVHPLGFIIPDAKDSPAHEAVVAGAGVVVYDLLRRASGLRSTTLPRPQLLSSQAVSAMVPALEAKSLRRGLLYWDGQVFDDARLVLGVLRTAAGLGAHVMRDVRATAMDSTSVTATDTRTGDPVRITARAVVNATGVWAAGFNENLELTPSRGTHLVVRSARLGNPHAAHTVQIPGHFGRYVIVLPQPTGLVYIGLTDEEDRHSDGHRPAVPEHDIDFLLGVVNTALAVPLTRADVVGSFAGLRPLVRGKHANGREGTADISRRHLVTDIPGQPVTVVGGKLTTYRRMAQDAVDAVVVRLGSTQKSRTRNLPLVGAARRKELKALDAPARLIRKYGTEAETVHRFAREDPLLAEPVFEGTEITGAELLFAVRAEGAASIDDLLDRRTRLALVPEDADRARERAARILAIGLDARSEGTRSDGMRSEGTVK; from the coding sequence ATGACAGCGACGTATACCGACAAGACGTGGATCAACGACGCAACACGTTCGCGTGCGCTGGGGCACGTCGCGGCCAACACCGTGGACGTGGCCGTGGTGGGCGGCGGCATCACCGGGGCCGGCGTGGCACTGGACGCGGTGAGCCGGGGGTTGAGCGTGGCGCTGGTCGAAAGCAACGACTTCGGCTCCGGAACCAGCGGCTACAGTTCCAAGCTTGTCCACGGCGGGTTGCGCTACCTCACCAAGGCCGACTTCCCGGTCGCCTGGGAATCCGCGGTGGAGCGCCGCTGGCTGATGCAGACCATCGCCCCGCACTTGGTCCACCCGCTGGGTTTCATCATCCCCGACGCCAAGGACTCCCCCGCCCACGAGGCCGTGGTCGCCGGGGCCGGCGTGGTGGTCTACGACCTGCTGCGCCGGGCCTCGGGATTGCGCAGCACCACGCTCCCGCGCCCGCAGCTGCTCTCCAGCCAGGCAGTCTCCGCCATGGTCCCGGCGCTGGAGGCCAAGAGCCTGCGGCGCGGGCTGCTCTACTGGGACGGCCAGGTCTTTGACGACGCCCGACTGGTGCTCGGTGTGCTGCGCACGGCCGCCGGGCTAGGTGCGCACGTGATGCGAGACGTGAGGGCAACGGCCATGGATTCCACCTCCGTGACCGCGACCGACACGCGGACCGGCGATCCGGTCCGGATCACCGCGCGGGCCGTGGTGAACGCCACCGGCGTCTGGGCGGCCGGCTTCAACGAGAACCTCGAGCTGACCCCCAGCCGCGGGACCCACCTGGTGGTGCGTTCCGCGCGGCTGGGCAACCCCCATGCCGCGCACACCGTCCAGATCCCGGGGCATTTCGGCAGGTACGTGATTGTGCTGCCGCAGCCCACGGGGCTCGTCTACATCGGGTTGACGGACGAGGAAGACCGCCATTCCGACGGCCACCGACCCGCCGTGCCGGAACACGACATCGACTTCCTGCTGGGGGTCGTCAACACCGCGCTGGCCGTTCCGTTGACCCGCGCCGACGTCGTGGGCTCCTTTGCCGGACTGCGCCCGCTGGTGCGCGGCAAACACGCAAACGGCAGGGAAGGCACGGCGGACATTTCCCGGCGGCACCTGGTGACCGACATCCCGGGGCAGCCGGTCACGGTGGTGGGCGGCAAACTCACCACCTACCGGCGGATGGCCCAGGACGCTGTCGACGCGGTGGTCGTCCGGCTCGGCTCCACCCAGAAGAGCCGCACCAGGAACCTGCCGCTGGTGGGCGCGGCCCGCCGAAAGGAACTCAAGGCACTCGACGCGCCGGCCCGGCTCATCCGAAAGTACGGGACGGAGGCGGAAACCGTGCACCGGTTCGCCCGGGAGGACCCGCTGTTGGCGGAACCGGTCTTCGAGGGAACGGAGATCACGGGAGCCGAGCTTCTCTTCGCGGTGCGGGCGGAGGGCGCCGCGAGCATCGACGACCTGCTGGACAGGCGCACCCGGCTTGCCCTGGTGCCCGAGGACGCGGACAGGGCCCGCGAACGGGCGGCACGCATCTTGGCGATCGGCCTCGACGCGCGCAGCGAAGGAACGCGCAGTGATGGAATGCGCAGTGAAGGAACCGTGAAATGA
- a CDS encoding TetR/AcrR family transcriptional regulator produces MSSQRTIMQSDEKLLTATRDSVILHGVRRTTANDIAERAGVSRMTFYRRMGSVENAVLQTLTREFRSHAATLRTGTPEGTGREQLVHFAVESVKVFATSPLLASIGERDPEFLIPYVTDRFGSSQQLILEQIRSLIELGTSDGSVEAGPGTATTLLLALQGVALSSKVLLKLGTFEESLAEVRKMLERYLTPGSAS; encoded by the coding sequence ATGTCGTCACAACGTACCATCATGCAAAGCGACGAAAAGTTGCTCACCGCCACCCGGGACTCGGTGATCCTCCACGGCGTGCGGCGCACCACCGCCAATGACATCGCCGAACGGGCGGGGGTTTCCCGCATGACGTTCTACCGGCGCATGGGTTCGGTGGAGAACGCGGTCCTGCAGACCCTCACCCGCGAGTTCCGCTCCCACGCGGCAACCCTGCGCACCGGGACCCCCGAGGGGACCGGGCGCGAGCAGCTTGTCCACTTCGCCGTGGAAAGCGTGAAGGTGTTCGCCACCTCGCCGCTGCTGGCCTCCATCGGCGAGCGCGACCCCGAGTTCCTGATCCCCTACGTGACTGACAGGTTCGGTTCGAGCCAGCAACTGATCCTTGAACAGATCCGCTCGCTGATCGAGCTCGGAACCTCCGACGGGAGCGTCGAGGCGGGCCCCGGCACCGCAACCACGCTGCTGCTGGCACTGCAGGGCGTGGCGCTGTCCTCGAAGGTCCTGCTGAAACTCGGCACCTTCGAGGAATCCCTGGCCGAAGTGCGGAAAATGCTTGAGCGGTACCTGACCCCCGGGAGTGCATCATGA